Proteins encoded by one window of Calidithermus timidus DSM 17022:
- a CDS encoding DedA family protein: protein MNLEQLVLTVSYPGIFAIVLIETGFLVGFALPGDSLLIAVGLLAAAKKISLPLALLVLFVGSFLGNNLGYWWGMKLGPALERRVKREELEKAYALFRRFGVLAIFIAPWVPVVRALVPFVAGATRIPWPRFVLLTFLACLLWTQGLTLLAYFVGQLIPDLEKYIYLIILAGALLGVLMGLPRLLRRRVAKKPE from the coding sequence ATGAACCTCGAGCAGCTCGTTCTGACCGTTTCATATCCGGGTATTTTTGCCATCGTACTTATCGAGACCGGCTTCCTGGTGGGCTTTGCCTTGCCCGGCGACAGCCTGCTGATTGCCGTGGGGCTCTTGGCTGCGGCGAAGAAGATCAGCCTGCCCTTGGCGCTGTTGGTGCTCTTCGTGGGCTCGTTCTTGGGCAACAACCTGGGCTACTGGTGGGGTATGAAGCTAGGGCCGGCCCTGGAGCGCCGGGTCAAGCGCGAGGAACTGGAAAAAGCCTATGCCCTGTTTCGCCGCTTCGGGGTGCTGGCGATTTTCATCGCGCCCTGGGTTCCGGTGGTGCGGGCGCTGGTGCCCTTCGTGGCCGGGGCTACCCGCATCCCCTGGCCGCGCTTCGTGCTGCTGACCTTCCTGGCCTGCTTGTTGTGGACCCAGGGCCTGACCCTGCTGGCTTACTTTGTGGGCCAGCTCATCCCCGACCTCGAGAAGTACATCTACCTGATCATCCTGGCCGGAGCCCTTTTGGGCGTGCTTATGGGCCTGCCCCGGCTGCTGCGGCGCAGGGTGGCCAAGAAGCCCGAGTAG
- a CDS encoding Kelch repeat-containing protein, with protein MKTTTGVALALALGLGLSQASSWKTLAPLSQARQEIGVAAVGGKLYVAGGFYASGATSDLLEAYDPASDRWQRLEPLPIAVNHPGMAAAGGKLYVLGGYRGPGLTRPTAAVQSYDPASGRWSQKKPMPTARGGLIAVELGGKIYAVGGAAGGSVGDFAVYDPATDEWNTLPPMPTPRDHLAAGVIEGRIYVVGGRNRQSFTLNVLEAYDPATRRWSSLSPMPTGRSGHAAAAAGNCLYVLGGEGNRNTRNGVFAEIEVYNARSNAWKSLEPMPVPRHGIMAAVLEGRIYLPGGAGVQGLGAVTTSDAFDPPGC; from the coding sequence ATGAAAACAACCACGGGGGTTGCGCTGGCGCTTGCGCTCGGATTGGGGCTTTCGCAGGCCTCGAGTTGGAAAACCCTGGCCCCTTTGAGTCAAGCCCGCCAGGAGATCGGGGTAGCGGCGGTGGGAGGCAAGCTCTACGTGGCCGGAGGTTTTTACGCCAGCGGGGCGACCAGCGACCTCCTCGAGGCCTATGATCCCGCCAGCGACCGCTGGCAACGCCTCGAGCCCCTCCCCATCGCCGTCAACCATCCCGGTATGGCCGCCGCAGGCGGCAAGCTCTATGTGCTGGGTGGCTACCGGGGACCGGGGCTGACACGGCCCACAGCGGCGGTGCAGTCCTATGACCCGGCGAGCGGGCGCTGGAGCCAGAAGAAGCCCATGCCCACCGCCCGCGGAGGGCTGATCGCTGTGGAGCTGGGGGGCAAGATCTACGCCGTGGGCGGCGCGGCAGGGGGATCGGTGGGAGATTTCGCAGTCTACGACCCCGCCACCGACGAGTGGAACACGCTGCCCCCCATGCCCACGCCCCGCGACCACCTGGCCGCCGGAGTGATCGAGGGCAGGATCTACGTGGTGGGCGGACGAAACCGGCAGAGCTTCACGCTGAACGTGCTCGAGGCCTACGACCCGGCCACCCGGCGCTGGAGCAGCCTGTCCCCCATGCCCACCGGACGCTCGGGCCACGCCGCCGCAGCAGCGGGAAACTGCCTCTACGTCCTGGGAGGCGAGGGCAACCGTAACACCCGTAACGGGGTCTTCGCCGAGATAGAGGTCTACAACGCCAGGAGCAACGCCTGGAAGTCGCTGGAGCCCATGCCCGTCCCCAGGCACGGCATCATGGCGGCGGTGCTGGAGGGGCGGATCTACCTGCCGGGCGGGGCCGGGGTGCAGGGGTTGGGGGCGGTAACCACCAGCGACGCGTTCGACCCGCCGGGTTGCTGA
- the metF gene encoding methylenetetrahydrofolate reductase [NAD(P)H] produces the protein MKISALFQNSKPVFSFEFFPPKTPEGEQQLFQTIADLRLLKPGFVSITYGAGGSTRSRTVEWVRRIRGLGLEPMAHLTCAGSSREEIASLLDELATCTDNILALRGDPPRGSKEFQPAPGGFRYANELVAFVRERHGERFTLGGAGYPEGHPESVSLEADLQNLRRKVEAGLDFIITQLFFNNALYFGFVERARRVGIDVPIVPGLMPITNLAQVRKFMDLCGASIPGPLLSRLESVADDPQGVLEVGVEHATRQAAELLGAGVPGIHFYTLNKSPATRRVLENLRWPHDRK, from the coding sequence ATGAAGATTTCCGCCCTTTTCCAAAACAGCAAGCCCGTTTTCTCCTTCGAATTCTTCCCACCCAAGACCCCCGAGGGCGAGCAGCAGCTTTTCCAGACCATCGCCGACCTGCGCTTGCTGAAGCCGGGGTTTGTCTCCATCACCTATGGAGCAGGGGGTTCTACCCGCTCTCGCACGGTGGAGTGGGTGCGGCGCATCAGGGGGTTGGGCCTCGAGCCCATGGCCCACCTCACCTGTGCGGGCTCGAGCCGCGAGGAGATCGCCAGCCTGCTCGACGAACTCGCTACCTGCACCGATAACATCCTCGCCCTGCGCGGCGATCCACCCAGGGGCTCGAAGGAGTTCCAGCCCGCCCCTGGAGGCTTCCGCTACGCCAACGAGCTCGTGGCCTTCGTGCGCGAGCGGCACGGGGAGCGTTTCACGCTGGGGGGAGCGGGCTACCCGGAGGGCCACCCCGAGAGCGTGAGCCTCGAGGCCGACCTGCAGAACCTGCGGCGCAAGGTCGAGGCCGGCTTGGACTTCATCATCACCCAGCTCTTCTTCAACAACGCCCTCTACTTTGGCTTTGTCGAGCGCGCCCGCAGGGTGGGCATCGACGTGCCCATCGTTCCCGGCCTGATGCCCATCACCAACCTGGCCCAGGTGCGTAAGTTCATGGATCTGTGCGGGGCCAGCATCCCCGGTCCTTTGCTCTCGCGACTGGAGAGCGTGGCCGATGACCCTCAGGGGGTGCTCGAGGTGGGGGTCGAGCACGCCACCCGGCAGGCTGCCGAACTGTTGGGGGCCGGGGTTCCGGGCATCCACTTCTACACCCTCAACAAGTCGCCGGCCACTCGCCGTGTGCTGGAAAACCTTCGTTGGCCGCACGATAGGAAATAG
- the mce gene encoding methylmalonyl-CoA epimerase, whose amino-acid sequence MELHHVGIAVSDLETAAQPYYALGYALEAQGTLESQGVSVHMLRSGHSRLELLAPTRPDSPIGKFLDKRGPGIHHLAFSTPDIQGELERLAREGTPLIDAAPRPGFGGHLVAFIHPKWAGGVLVELVEAGH is encoded by the coding sequence ATGGAACTCCATCACGTGGGAATCGCAGTGAGCGACCTCGAGACCGCCGCACAGCCTTATTACGCGCTGGGCTATGCCCTCGAAGCCCAGGGAACGCTCGAGAGCCAGGGGGTGAGCGTACACATGCTCAGAAGCGGTCACAGCCGACTCGAGTTGCTCGCGCCCACCCGCCCCGACAGCCCTATTGGCAAATTCCTGGACAAGCGCGGTCCGGGGATTCACCACCTGGCCTTCAGCACCCCGGATATCCAGGGCGAGCTCGAGCGCCTGGCGCGGGAGGGCACCCCCCTCATCGACGCCGCCCCGCGTCCGGGCTTCGGCGGGCACCTCGTAGCCTTCATCCACCCCAAGTGGGCGGGCGGGGTGCTAGTCGAACTCGTCGAGGCCGGGCATTGA
- a CDS encoding SDR family oxidoreductase — protein MSDLTGKVYLLTGGGGAIAGSIADTFAKAGARLALVDRQLEHVEERAKALGGVAFSADLSSFDQVRTLVSQVRQRMDRLDGLIHTVGGFSAGRVVESDPALYDRLFDLNVRTLFYCTRAVLPVLLERNDGFIAGISAGAAWRGAGPGMALYTAAKSAVAAFLRSLDAELKGTNVRVAVVYPMGTVDTPANRRDMPDADPTTWIDPAEIAQTLLYAASRSARGRVLELPVYPPR, from the coding sequence ATGAGCGACCTTACGGGAAAGGTGTACCTTCTGACCGGTGGCGGGGGTGCGATCGCAGGCTCCATCGCCGATACCTTTGCCAAGGCGGGGGCCCGGCTGGCCCTGGTCGATCGTCAGCTCGAGCACGTGGAGGAGAGGGCCAAGGCCCTGGGGGGTGTGGCCTTCTCCGCCGATCTGAGCAGCTTCGACCAGGTGCGGACGCTGGTCAGCCAGGTGCGCCAGCGGATGGACCGGCTTGACGGGCTCATCCACACCGTCGGCGGATTCAGCGCGGGCAGGGTGGTCGAGTCGGATCCCGCGCTCTACGACCGCTTGTTCGACCTCAACGTGCGGACCCTGTTTTATTGCACGCGAGCCGTTTTGCCGGTGCTTTTGGAGAGGAACGATGGTTTCATCGCTGGGATCTCCGCCGGGGCCGCTTGGCGCGGAGCCGGGCCAGGCATGGCCCTCTACACCGCGGCCAAAAGTGCGGTGGCGGCTTTCCTGCGCTCGCTCGACGCCGAGCTCAAGGGCACCAATGTCCGGGTGGCGGTGGTGTATCCCATGGGCACCGTGGATACCCCGGCCAACCGCCGCGACATGCCCGACGCCGACCCCACCACCTGGATCGACCCCGCCGAGATCGCTCAGACCCTGCTGTACGCGGCCAGCCGTAGTGCACGGGGGCGGGTGCTCGAGCTGCCCGTTTATCCTCCCCGATGA
- a CDS encoding VanZ family protein has translation MKRTYLALAGLHMALIFWFSAQPGDAVGIPAPWDKLVHAGVYALLGHLLTQGTQRPLFSWSLAVLYGLSDEVHQMFVPGRVFDLGDWLADAIGAALATLSWNAVSRRAGRPQR, from the coding sequence TTGAAGCGCACTTACCTGGCCCTGGCCGGGCTGCACATGGCCCTGATCTTCTGGTTCTCGGCCCAACCCGGCGATGCCGTGGGCATTCCAGCCCCCTGGGACAAGCTGGTGCACGCCGGGGTCTACGCCCTGTTGGGCCACCTCCTGACCCAGGGCACCCAGCGCCCTCTCTTTTCCTGGTCGCTGGCCGTACTGTACGGGCTTAGCGACGAGGTTCACCAGATGTTCGTACCGGGGCGGGTCTTCGACCTGGGCGACTGGCTGGCAGACGCCATCGGCGCGGCCCTGGCGACCCTGTCCTGGAACGCGGTTTCCCGCCGGGCAGGACGCCCCCAGCGCTAA